From the genome of Chitinispirillales bacterium ANBcel5, one region includes:
- a CDS encoding right-handed parallel beta-helix repeat-containing protein, with protein sequence MKKLLLLFQLILLANTEMFSEVRVSGIIDTDTKWRAENGPYVIEGDIIVSPQARLSISPGTEVIISTKNRSPSPTPFDRLDSSLVSIRVFGAFSSEGSREDPIIFTSSEPAFETYNWRGIILEDVAHHFTEISFTEINGATTAITVKNSRPLIRNNIIENNNIAIHCLQGGSARIQNNVFSRNFTAAIKVELSNPVIVNNIIAFNRNVGMWCDNISKITFEHNCLFANRDVDFVNCDPEMGLLSRVNQNGDSTDAFYNLYSDPIFSGTASERRAIELDTDLPTERVNIVDTTLAQVLYDQLPDSVQIKNRPEKFRSRYSLSIYSPCHNAGKPHESFNNTDGTTNTIGVQGGPN encoded by the coding sequence ATGAAAAAACTACTTTTACTATTCCAGCTTATTCTTTTAGCAAATACTGAAATGTTCAGTGAAGTTCGGGTCTCAGGCATAATAGATACTGATACCAAATGGCGCGCTGAAAATGGTCCCTATGTCATTGAAGGAGACATAATAGTCTCTCCACAAGCACGTCTTTCAATTTCACCTGGTACAGAAGTGATTATTTCAACAAAAAACAGATCCCCCTCACCAACCCCCTTTGATCGACTTGATTCATCACTTGTTTCAATCAGGGTCTTTGGTGCTTTTAGTTCTGAAGGGAGCAGAGAAGATCCAATAATCTTCACATCTTCTGAACCTGCTTTTGAAACCTATAACTGGCGCGGGATAATTCTTGAAGACGTAGCCCACCATTTTACCGAAATATCCTTTACAGAGATAAATGGTGCCACCACAGCTATTACCGTAAAGAACTCAAGACCACTTATCAGAAATAATATTATTGAAAACAATAATATTGCTATTCACTGTTTACAGGGTGGATCAGCGCGCATACAAAATAATGTTTTTTCGCGGAATTTCACAGCAGCAATAAAAGTAGAACTTTCTAACCCTGTAATTGTAAACAACATTATCGCATTTAATAGAAATGTTGGGATGTGGTGTGATAATATTTCAAAAATCACGTTCGAGCACAATTGTCTCTTTGCAAACAGAGATGTCGATTTCGTTAACTGTGACCCGGAGATGGGCCTACTCTCAAGAGTTAACCAAAACGGAGACAGTACAGATGCTTTTTACAACCTCTATTCAGACCCAATCTTCTCTGGCACAGCTTCTGAGCGAAGAGCGATTGAACTTGATACAGATCTTCCAACAGAGCGGGTAAATATTGTAGATACCACACTAGCCCAAGTGCTTTATGACCAACTCCCAGACTCTGTTCAAATTAAAAACAGACCGGAAAAATTTAGGAGTCGCTACTCTCTCTCAATATACTCACCCTGTCATAACGCGGGGAAACCACACGAATCATTTAACAATACGGATGGCACAACAAACACAATAGGAGTACAAGGGGGGCCTAATTAA